The genome window AAGCCCAAAAACTAAATTTAGAGGAACAGCAATAATTGCAGTTATAAATGTAAGTTTAATTGCACTTAAAACATACTCATCTTCAAAACTTAAAAAATATGCTTCAACTCCTTTTCTAAAAGCTTCTGCAAATATTGTAATCAAAGGAACTACTAACATAACAGCTAAAAAAGTTATTGCTGTTGTTATTAGTAGATATTTAACTACTTTTGATTCACCTTGTGAACTTTTTGAATTATTAAAAGTTTTCATATAGCCTCCATTCCTCTTCTTCTTGAACTCCATCTTTGAAGAATATTTATTAAAAGTAACATTACAAAAGAGATTAATAACATTACAACTGCAATCGCTGTTGCTCCTGCATAATCATATTGCTCAAGTTTTGTAATAATCAAAAGTGTACTAATCTCTGTTTTCATTGGCATATTTCCAGCTATAAAAACAACCGAACCATATTCACCTAAAGCTCTTGCAAAAGATAAAGCAAATCCAGTTAATAATGCTGGAAAAATAGTAGGAAGTATCACTTTATAAAATGTTTGCCATCTACTTGCTTCTTCTTGTTCAACTTCTAACTCTTCAAATGCTGGTTGAATTGTTCTTACAACAAAAGGAAGACCAATAAAAATCAAAGCTATTGTTATTCCAATAGGAGTAAAAACAACTTTTATTCCAAGTGGTTGTAAAATTTGTCCAAACCAACCTTGTGATGAATAAAGTGTTGTAAGAGCAATCCCTGAAACAGCTGTTGGTAAAGCAAAAGGTAAATCAACAATCGCATCAAAAACTCTTTTTCCAAAAAAGTTATATCTAACTAAACACCAAGCAACAATAAGTCCAAAAAAAGTATTTATAAGTGCTGCTATTATAGATGTAAAAAAAGTTAGTTTATAACTT of Arcobacter lacus contains these proteins:
- the cysT gene encoding sulfate ABC transporter permease subunit CysT produces the protein MRLNFGILKRPKSTIPGFGLTLGYTVFYLSIIVIIPLIALFTEAFSMGWQAFLDATTNDRVIASYKLTFFTSIIAALINTFFGLIVAWCLVRYNFFGKRVFDAIVDLPFALPTAVSGIALTTLYSSQGWFGQILQPLGIKVVFTPIGITIALIFIGLPFVVRTIQPAFEELEVEQEEASRWQTFYKVILPTIFPALLTGFALSFARALGEYGSVVFIAGNMPMKTEISTLLIITKLEQYDYAGATAIAVVMLLISFVMLLLINILQRWSSRRRGMEAI